GAAGAGTACGGGTTTTTAACGACCTTCTTCGTTTCCGAAAAAACCGGAAACTACTATTATTTTGATGGTCTTCTGAAAAAAATCAGCCTGGTGGATCCCCATGATGTCTGGTATTACCGCTTTGTGGATTCGGGCCTGAAATATGATTTGGATGTTGATAGTGATGAAGCCTCGAATGGATTACTATCGGTCTTTGTCAATTTCAGAGTTGAAGATTCGGATGGCAGGTTTCTGGGAATCGCCGGAGTCGGTGTCAGACTGGATCAAATCAGTGCGACCCTGGCTGAGAAACGGGATCTGTATAATAGAGACATATACATGGTTGATGATACAGGAGTCATACAGGTCCATTCAGATTTGAGCAAAGTTGAAACAGTCTCAATCTATGATATACCAGGCTTACAGGATGTTGCTGATAAACTCCTGACCCCGTCAGAGCAGGCGATTGATCTGATCTATAATTCTCAGCCGGATCCGACCCTTATCAGTTCCCGTTATATGGAAGAGCTAGGATGGTTTGTTCTGGTGGAACAGAAAGAACATGAGTACCTGGGTGCTGCTAGACGGAATCTAATTCTCACTATTCTGGTTGGTATTCTCACTACACTTCTTTTGTCGTTTCTCAGTTCCCGGACAATAAGCAGCTTTCAGGTTTATCTGGAAAATCTTGCCAGTACAGACAGCCTGACGGGAGCCCTGAACCGCAGAGAGCTTGAAAAAAGATTCACGAATGGCATCTACAGCATGAAACGATACGGGAGTTCCTATTCTCTTATAATTATTGATCTGGATGATTTTAAAAGGGTCAATGATGAGTACGGCCATACCACTGGAGACAACCTTCTCATTAAGATGACCGATGTCATTCATGAGATGATTCGTCCTACCGATGTCCTGGCCCGCTGGGGAGGGGATGAGTTTGTCATTCTCCTGGATACGGACTCAGGGATAGCCCTTAATCTGGCCGACAGGATCAGAGAAGCCCTGTCTGAAGATGAAATTGTCCGGGCTCTGGGTGTGTCCAATTCAATGACTGTGAGCATGGGAGTCACTCCCGTGCTGAGTGATGACAGCCTGAAAGCTGCTGTTCTCAGGGCTGATGCCGGCTTGTATGAATCCAAAAATACAGGAAAAAATAAAGTTGTAATTAAAAGTTAATCTAAAGTATTTTCTCGATAATAAGATTCAATTTTATTCAATAAAGACGACCAAAAAACACACAGAGTCCTTGTTGTTTTCTCTATCTTTTCTCCATAGAATCTCCACCTATATATTGATAGTTAAACTTGTATTCTGGATAATATTAAATTATTCTCTTATTTATACTCTATAAATAAAGAGGGTTTTCAATGTTCAAAAATTTAAATATATCGATAAAAATCACTCTCCTTGGATCTTTGATTCTTTTTGTTACCATTTTTTCCGTGGGTCTGGTTTCTGTCACTCAGGGATCAAAAAGTCTTACAAACAGTGCACAGGATCAGCTCATTAACCGAACAAGTGACATCTCAAATGGTATTAATAAACTCATGGTTTCGGAGATAAAATTAGTATCAGGTCTTGCCGCGTCCTCTCCTGCGATTAAAGCCATGACACTTGCCGTTTCAGACCCGCAGGAGGCCAAGATTGCCCTGCAGGAGCTGAATGAAAATTTGGAGAGGTTTATGATGATCGATGGTTTTTCAACTGATTATCAGGGTGTTATTGTCATGGCTCCTTCAGGTTTAGTTCTGGCTTCTTCGAATCCTTCTTTTCTCGGCGTCAGTGTGCAGGATCGGGATTACTTTCAGGGAGCCCTGAAAGGCGACCTGACCATCGGCCGTTCGGCTCAAAATAAGGTAACAAAGGTCCCTTTTGTAGGAATTTCATCGCCCATATATAACGGCGAACAACAAATTATAGGAGTCTTGGCAAATCTCGTTAATCTGACATTCCTCAGTGATTTAATTTCAGATTCTGTCATCGGAGAGACGGGATATTCTTACATGGTCGATAAAGACGGCCTTACTATTGCCCATCCTGATGAAACTCTGACTTTTGTGGTGAATGTAAACGATCTGGCAGGCATGGAAATTATCGCTGACCAGATTCGGAATAAGGTCGAAACCGGTGTTCAGCGCTACGCTTACAAAGGGGTGGAAAAAACTGCGGGATTCCATAGAATAGACACGACCGAATGGTATGTTATCCTGACCCTCAATAACTCAGAATATATGCAGCCTATTATTCAACTGACCACTATCATTATTCTTGTTTCTGCCCTGGCCTTACTCCTCTCGATTCTCATTTATATTGCCTTTTCCAGGACCATCAGCGGGCCTATTATCAAGGCACTGGCCTTTACGAATTTGATTTCCGAAGGAGATTTATCTGCCCAGATTGAACTGACGAGCAAAGATGAGATCGGCTTGCTGATTGCCGGAATGAGAAACATGGTCGACAAGTTGAAAGAGATCATTTCTAATGTGAAAAACTCTTCGGATTATGTTAGTACAGGCAGTGATGAACTGAGCGATTCGGCTCAGCAAATTTCACAGGGAGC
This is a stretch of genomic DNA from Oceanispirochaeta sp.. It encodes these proteins:
- a CDS encoding sensor domain-containing diguanylate cyclase translates to MHVPSKRFTQSILITIIAVSFIGISLFSYYSARSSMRKEILHSSLPLLSENIYSNIQSNLSLPINISSAISRDTFLINWINKGESNEKEITDYLSTIREEYGFLTTFFVSEKTGNYYYFDGLLKKISLVDPHDVWYYRFVDSGLKYDLDVDSDEASNGLLSVFVNFRVEDSDGRFLGIAGVGVRLDQISATLAEKRDLYNRDIYMVDDTGVIQVHSDLSKVETVSIYDIPGLQDVADKLLTPSEQAIDLIYNSQPDPTLISSRYMEELGWFVLVEQKEHEYLGAARRNLILTILVGILTTLLLSFLSSRTISSFQVYLENLASTDSLTGALNRRELEKRFTNGIYSMKRYGSSYSLIIIDLDDFKRVNDEYGHTTGDNLLIKMTDVIHEMIRPTDVLARWGGDEFVILLDTDSGIALNLADRIREALSEDEIVRALGVSNSMTVSMGVTPVLSDDSLKAAVLRADAGLYESKNTGKNKVVIKS
- a CDS encoding methyl-accepting chemotaxis protein, whose protein sequence is MFKNLNISIKITLLGSLILFVTIFSVGLVSVTQGSKSLTNSAQDQLINRTSDISNGINKLMVSEIKLVSGLAASSPAIKAMTLAVSDPQEAKIALQELNENLERFMMIDGFSTDYQGVIVMAPSGLVLASSNPSFLGVSVQDRDYFQGALKGDLTIGRSAQNKVTKVPFVGISSPIYNGEQQIIGVLANLVNLTFLSDLISDSVIGETGYSYMVDKDGLTIAHPDETLTFVVNVNDLAGMEIIADQIRNKVETGVQRYAYKGVEKTAGFHRIDTTEWYVILTLNNSEYMQPIIQLTTIIILVSALALLLSILIYIAFSRTISGPIIKALAFTNLISEGDLSAQIELTSKDEIGLLIAGMRNMVDKLKEIISNVKNSSDYVSTGSDELSDSAQQISQGASEQAASAEEVSSSMEQMSANIQQNTDNAAQTKSIAMQASENAMEGEEAVRKTVIAMKQIAQKISIIEEIARNTNLLALNAAIEAARAGEHGKGFAVVASEVRKLAERSQVAAAEISELSISSVNIAERAGEMLTIMLPNIQKTSELIQEIYLSSDEQRVGAEQINQALLQLDSVTQLNASNSEQMAAMAEELTAQAFSLNNSISYFKISKLEPVGDRPKLLKK